The Plasmodium knowlesi strain H genome assembly, chromosome: 12 sequence ttatggaaaaaattacaccttGCAATTTATAAgtgaatatttatatatattttttttttcggttaattttctttatatcACTCCATTGGAGGCTTCTTTCTCTCCATGCCAAAGTTTTTCTCGTGCCACGTTTTAGTCCTTACGTAGTGTTAAGCATTTGTTATCGTCCCTTAATCCCATATGATGTTTTATTTAATGCTTGGTATGATATATAagcgtgtatatattttttttcattttatatgaatatatatttttttgcattttttccttcctactTGTATATTAGTATCACCATACTCACGGATTATAATGCTAGGTGAAGCCCCCTTTTTCGTAGATAGATAGTTAGCCTTTTCATAGAAGAAGTTTACTCTTTCCATACttttctgcctttttttttttttttttttttttttttttttttttttgcgcaataATTAGTCTCCCATTCATTGTGCATACGGATAGGAACAAATGTTTgttgcgcatttttttttgtgtactactttttattttaatattcGTGCGAAGGTTCATAATTTAAGTTGAGGAGAGCAACCTTGACGAGCAATAAAGGCGAGTGAAGATAGGTGAAGCCACAATAGCAAGGCCATTAGGGCGAAGCCAAGATAGTAAAGAATATAATATCCAAGAGACATTTAGACGCATTTACTCATTTCACAGCCAGTCCCCTTACACATTCGTACCCGTAGAAACACACACACTGAAATTTTCtgatgtatatgcatatgtgctGTTTAGCACATTGACACATACCGATACACACCAGTTAAGCGAgtgaaacggaaaaaaaaataataataaaataaaaaaaaagtaaagaaaaaaaaaaaaaaagaaaagaaaatgtctTCTGTATCAACCTTGCCATATATAGGGAGTAAAATTTCGTTAATTTCAAACTCCGAAATAAGATATGAAGGAATTTTGTACACGATAAATACGCACGAGTCGACCGTTGCATTGCAAAATGTTAGGTCATTTGGAACGGAGGGGAGAAGGCAGCCAGACATTCCACCATCAAATGAAATTTATGATTTTATAATATTCAGAGGAAAGGATATAAAAGATGTAACCGTTAGTGAACCTGCGAAGACTATTCCAGACGACCCAGCGATCGTTTCCATGAACATAGCACCATCGtctaaaaataatttgaGCGATAATATAAATTATAACAACAATGTTAATATGAATAAGCCACTGAAAACTCAAAACAATATGATGCAACAACAAAATGATAGAAATATGAACATGAATAATAGACGATATTTTAATAGGCAGAATTACAATTTTTACTATAATAATAATCCTAACAATAGCGGTAATAAtcacaacaataataataataataacagtgGTAGAAactttaacaattttaaatataGAAATTTTCGAAATTATGAAAGACCGTACATTATCGGGGAGCTTGAATCACAACCAAATCCAGCTCTAAAAAGCAAATTCAGCCCCGACTTTGACTTTAGTACAAATAATCTAAAGTTTGATAAAAGCACCATACTAGacgaaaagaataaagaccCCTTAACGCTGAATAACAATATTCAAGTAGGAGGGTATGATAAGAATTCCAGTTTTTTTGATAATATCAGTTGTGAAACGTTAGACAAACAACAGGGTAAGGATGAAAGAGTGGACCgagaaaaattaagaatgTTAGATGTAGACACCTTTGGAATAGCTGCAGCCCATTATAGAACCAGTGGACACAATCGAAACAACAACAGGAATAGAATGAGAAACAATAgaaataacaaaatgatgGGAAACTTCAACTACAACTATTATAATAGGAGTCAGAACCCTTTTAACAGATACCCTGCttattagtttttttttttttttttcttcttcttcttcttctttttttttttgcacgtAGAGAGTACGGGGATGCGCGTACCCATTTGGGtagacacatatatagatGTTTTTCGAGTATGCATACTTATATGCGCGCGCGTTGAGGTGCCTCGATGTTATTCGTTTTTTCTAATTAATGTTTGTGCCATTACATGCGTAATAAGCcatttaattcattttaaaattttccaccGGTGTAGACGCACTTTATACGGGCCTGCCTACCCGTTAACCGATGCGCCTTTACATAATGCACGTATAAGCAATTGTTCACGAAGACAAATGGCCCCCTTGGTTAGATCTTCAGAGTGACCTAATGTGAACGTACAAGTTTGTTCCTGAGTTTGTgtgtttatatgtatgtacactttgacatacatacacatcaCCACGAGGGGTGGGGGGTTGCATGCATGTGTACACGTTACGTATGTATTAtgcgtgtgtgtatatatgcacccATGTGAGCATGTGTATTTGCGCAGGTGCATGATCCATttacatgtgaaaaaaagtGTGAATCAGCAAATgtttataattataatttttttaagtcaaGCCCcctaaaaataatttccttttttttttttttttttttttttttttcttcttcttcttcttcttctctttttttgacgttaaaaatttttttttttttattttgttttgcttttcatAAATGCTTCCCTGGGTGTTTACATAAATATTTAGCAGCATGCCTTTCCCCCCATTTTGCTgaatcattttttatatttaaaaattgtgaTAAGAATGCAAAAACTAGTGGATGAAGAAACTATGTGGTGAATAGATTAATAAGAAG is a genomic window containing:
- a CDS encoding trailer hitch homolog, putative, whose translation is MSSVSTLPYIGSKISLISNSEIRYEGILYTINTHESTVALQNVRSFGTEGRRQPDIPPSNEIYDFIIFRGKDIKDVTVSEPAKTIPDDPAIVSMNIAPSSKNNLSDNINYNNNVNMNKPLKTQNNMMQQQNDRNMNMNNRRYFNRQNYNFYYNNNPNNSGNNHNNNNNNNSGRNFNNFKYRNFRNYERPYIIGELESQPNPALKSKFSPDFDFSTNNLKFDKSTILDEKNKDPLTLNNNIQVGGYDKNSSFFDNISCETLDKQQGKDERVDREKLRMLDVDTFGIAAAHYRTSGHNRNNNRNRMRNNRNNKMMGNFNYNYYNRSQNPFNRYPAY